In one window of Pseudoalteromonas xiamenensis DNA:
- a CDS encoding FG-GAP repeat domain-containing protein, with product MMLNLFNHLWFLKHINRTWSKKVSIARILTLLTSGFVANSVFAAESPFFKELELSLPYAVSQPPLLADVAPNPGKELIIVGSGLSNAHQVSVVGIVEGKLAVLDSFAIGKEYFAIDTLDSSTEKTKSLFFLSREHVASYEFPADKKPNRLHLYQEVDSFYRVQKSNFLSRIDFIDDLNEDGIADITLPNLDYLTVWLSKKDAELKRHRLNIPSMVSIVRRDLEVQQASTSKVNGEQPFIFYTEQGHVNQFTIEKNHIREHRIKVNETIYGVNWWDLLDDSGNSQDQSNLSHRVVEKITDVNGDDIPDMVVRFTRSRGALDRQNDYEFYYGKLDDSVLSFSDKPDTTIASEGTLTGLILEDIDGDKKKEVIVSSFEIGVSQIVSALLSGSIDQDVLVYRLNKNQGFDKKPNSSYETQMHFSLSKGRAGEPLVAVADINGDGYKDLLLTANNEEIRIRFGMKDGKFSRSERVKTTVPQAGGNIQAQDMNGDGKLDVTMVYDRLDEPTLKNMIKVLVAK from the coding sequence ATGATGTTGAACTTATTCAATCACTTGTGGTTCTTAAAACACATTAACCGCACATGGAGCAAAAAAGTGTCTATCGCACGTATTTTGACTTTGTTAACCAGTGGCTTTGTCGCAAACAGCGTTTTTGCAGCCGAGTCGCCATTTTTCAAAGAGCTAGAACTCTCACTACCTTACGCCGTCAGTCAACCGCCGTTACTCGCCGATGTTGCGCCTAATCCTGGCAAGGAATTGATTATTGTGGGCAGCGGACTAAGCAACGCACATCAAGTAAGTGTTGTGGGGATCGTGGAGGGAAAACTTGCTGTACTGGACTCATTCGCGATTGGTAAAGAGTATTTCGCCATTGATACGTTGGATTCAAGTACGGAAAAAACAAAAAGTTTGTTCTTTTTGAGCCGTGAGCACGTAGCCTCCTATGAGTTTCCCGCAGACAAAAAGCCGAATCGCTTGCATCTGTATCAAGAGGTCGATTCATTTTACCGAGTACAAAAAAGTAATTTTCTAAGTCGAATTGATTTCATTGATGACTTGAATGAGGATGGTATTGCAGATATTACTTTGCCTAATCTCGACTATTTGACTGTTTGGTTAAGTAAGAAGGATGCTGAGCTTAAACGCCATCGCCTAAACATTCCGAGTATGGTCTCAATTGTTCGTCGCGACTTAGAGGTACAACAAGCATCTACGTCGAAGGTCAACGGGGAACAACCTTTTATTTTTTACACAGAACAAGGCCACGTTAACCAATTTACAATCGAAAAAAATCACATTCGGGAGCACCGAATTAAAGTGAATGAAACCATTTATGGCGTAAATTGGTGGGATTTATTGGACGACTCTGGAAATTCACAAGACCAGAGTAATTTAAGTCATCGTGTTGTGGAAAAAATCACAGATGTTAATGGTGATGACATTCCGGATATGGTCGTCCGGTTTACTCGAAGCAGAGGTGCACTCGACAGACAAAATGACTATGAGTTTTACTACGGTAAACTAGATGACAGCGTACTGTCATTTTCAGACAAGCCTGATACGACGATTGCTTCAGAAGGAACATTAACAGGACTAATCTTGGAAGACATTGACGGCGATAAGAAAAAAGAAGTCATTGTATCGAGTTTTGAGATAGGCGTTTCACAGATAGTGTCTGCGCTTCTGTCTGGTAGTATTGATCAAGATGTGCTGGTTTATCGCCTAAACAAAAATCAAGGCTTTGATAAAAAACCAAACAGCAGTTATGAAACACAGATGCATTTTAGTTTGAGCAAAGGTCGAGCTGGAGAGCCTCTCGTTGCAGTCGCTGACATTAATGGTGATGGCTACAAAGATCTTTTGCTTACCGCAAATAACGAAGAGATCCGTATTCGATTTGGCATGAAAGATGGTAAATTCAGTCGCAGTGAACGTGTTAAAACGACCGTGCCTCAGGCGGGTGGCAATATCCAAGCACAAGATATGAATGGCGATGGTAAACTCGATGTGACCATGGTGTACGACCGATTAGACGAGCCGACGTTGAAAAACATGATTAAGGTTTTAGTTGCGAAGTAG
- a CDS encoding GNAT family N-acetyltransferase: MWTSWTLLGFGVWVIQCKDTQAIVGTCGFWQGYGWPRELTWWILPEFRGQGIATEASLCAIDHAYNQWHWERVETYMNDNNNAARALVEKLGGEIIHRARFSDGLERNVYHLPNTR, translated from the coding sequence ATGTGGACTTCTTGGACGTTATTAGGGTTTGGTGTTTGGGTTATTCAGTGTAAAGACACACAAGCGATAGTCGGTACCTGTGGTTTTTGGCAAGGTTATGGCTGGCCAAGGGAGCTCACGTGGTGGATTTTACCTGAATTTAGGGGGCAGGGGATTGCGACCGAGGCTTCGTTGTGCGCGATTGACCATGCATATAATCAATGGCATTGGGAGCGAGTTGAAACGTATATGAATGACAACAACAACGCAGCTCGAGCATTAGTTGAAAAACTTGGTGGCGAGATAATACACCGAGCGAGGTTTAGCGACGGACTAGAGCGTAATGTTTACCATCTTCCTAACACAAGATAA
- a CDS encoding amidase family protein, translating to MLRVWLKFLIACILCFSFTSSAKESDLHELTISKLQSLRSTQAVTYEQVVQYYLNRIKALDPKLNSVVAIDPNAIAIAKQKDLIFNKGNATGMLFGVPILVKDNIDVAGLPTTVGAKALSQNIAKADASIIAKLRKEGAIILGKTNLSEWANFKSMQSSSGFSAIGGQTRNPYNLQYTPCGSSSGSAVAVAADLTLIAIGTETDGSILCPASMTGIVGIKPTNYKISKRGIVPLAKSQDTAGPMARTVEDATLVYSAITDDISVSLTSNVDYKWLSLGLLNSMQSFYSEHMSALVETLDKFAIRGTKIYNHLPFEQRDVLMNAEMEVLMFEFQRDINDYLSKQSHLPVKNLEQLILFNKAHGDTKQDLLESANAFTDKDKYSLSQIIVQEFALQQLKKLQEKYKIDVFMAPTTGKPWKIDEVNGDSFTGSSTWLAAMIGGPAVTVPLQMIEGIPSGLTFFGLPGDDAKVLAVAAQFEKLVPARVPPAI from the coding sequence ATGTTGAGAGTGTGGTTGAAGTTTTTAATTGCTTGTATTTTGTGCTTTTCTTTTACTTCCAGCGCAAAAGAATCTGATTTACATGAACTCACTATCTCTAAACTTCAGTCTCTACGTTCGACTCAAGCTGTTACCTATGAGCAAGTAGTACAGTATTACCTTAATCGAATAAAAGCGCTCGATCCTAAGCTTAACAGCGTCGTCGCGATAGACCCTAACGCCATTGCCATTGCTAAGCAAAAAGACCTTATTTTTAATAAAGGAAATGCCACAGGTATGCTGTTTGGTGTGCCTATACTGGTCAAAGACAACATCGACGTTGCCGGTCTTCCTACAACCGTTGGAGCAAAAGCCCTTTCTCAAAACATCGCCAAAGCGGATGCGTCTATCATCGCCAAACTAAGAAAAGAAGGGGCGATTATTCTTGGTAAAACCAACCTATCGGAATGGGCGAATTTTAAGTCCATGCAAAGCAGCAGTGGCTTTAGTGCAATTGGTGGTCAAACCCGCAATCCATATAATCTTCAATACACACCTTGTGGCTCTAGCTCTGGTAGTGCGGTTGCCGTGGCTGCAGATTTAACCCTTATTGCCATCGGCACTGAAACAGATGGGTCTATTCTTTGCCCTGCTTCCATGACTGGCATTGTTGGTATAAAACCGACCAATTATAAAATTTCTAAACGCGGTATCGTGCCACTGGCGAAGTCTCAAGATACGGCTGGTCCTATGGCTCGCACCGTTGAGGATGCCACGTTGGTATACAGTGCAATTACCGACGACATTTCCGTTTCACTCACTTCAAATGTGGACTATAAATGGCTCTCTCTCGGTCTGCTCAATTCAATGCAAAGCTTCTACTCAGAGCATATGAGTGCGTTGGTTGAAACGTTGGACAAATTCGCCATACGCGGCACAAAAATCTATAACCACCTTCCGTTTGAACAGCGCGATGTGTTGATGAATGCAGAAATGGAAGTGTTGATGTTTGAATTTCAACGAGACATTAATGACTATTTGTCTAAACAGTCTCACCTTCCTGTGAAAAACCTAGAACAACTCATTTTGTTTAATAAGGCCCACGGTGACACTAAACAAGATTTGCTAGAATCCGCCAATGCCTTTACAGACAAAGATAAATATTCTCTTTCACAAATTATTGTGCAAGAGTTTGCGCTTCAACAACTTAAGAAATTACAAGAAAAGTACAAGATTGATGTTTTCATGGCACCCACCACAGGGAAACCATGGAAAATTGATGAAGTGAACGGTGATTCGTTTACGGGCAGCAGTACATGGTTAGCAGCTATGATCGGGGGTCCTGCGGTTACGGTCCCCCTTCAGATGATAGAAGGCATTCCGTCTGGCCTGACTTTCTTCGGATTGCCTGGCGACGATGCAAAAGTACTCGCTGTTGCCGCACAGTTTGAAAAACTCGTCCCAGCTCGAGTACCTCCAGCTATTTAA
- a CDS encoding carbohydrate kinase family protein yields MTTLTCFGELLIDMLPSENGTFSPIAGGAPANVAVGYRKLGGLSRFIGGLGDDAFGDMLRKTIATYQVNDEHLVKIEGSQTALAMVALDEAGERRFSFYRTNTADLRFPLAELKKVSWPKEGLFHFCSNTLSEIHSAYTTLAVLITARQNNQIISFDVNLRQNLWQELSILPERVEHCYHFVDILKFSHEELAFLAEQKCISEDHYIEWIFASFPVKIILISNAEKPLQVHMRSFYRELPVPNIQAVDTTGAGDAFVAGFLFYLSLVSTSVEKALGLVIEDKRFVKEATRFAIQCGAHTCLNKGACPSMPDLKVMEHHITPFEANASTL; encoded by the coding sequence ATGACGACACTCACTTGTTTTGGCGAACTCTTGATTGACATGTTACCTAGCGAAAATGGCACGTTTAGCCCCATTGCGGGCGGTGCGCCTGCCAATGTCGCGGTTGGCTATCGCAAACTTGGTGGGCTAAGCCGTTTTATCGGTGGACTCGGCGATGACGCATTTGGCGACATGCTTCGTAAAACCATTGCAACTTATCAAGTCAATGATGAGCATTTGGTTAAAATCGAAGGTAGTCAAACGGCGCTAGCCATGGTCGCACTTGATGAAGCTGGTGAGCGTCGATTCAGCTTTTACCGAACCAATACCGCGGATTTGCGATTTCCACTCGCTGAATTAAAAAAGGTGAGTTGGCCAAAAGAAGGCTTATTCCACTTTTGTTCAAACACACTTTCAGAAATTCACAGCGCGTACACCACGTTAGCGGTTCTTATCACCGCGAGACAAAACAATCAGATCATAAGTTTTGACGTCAATTTGCGTCAAAACTTATGGCAAGAACTGAGCATTTTGCCTGAACGCGTTGAGCATTGTTACCATTTCGTGGATATTTTGAAATTCAGTCACGAAGAGCTGGCATTTCTTGCTGAGCAAAAATGTATTTCCGAAGACCATTACATTGAATGGATTTTCGCCTCTTTTCCCGTAAAGATAATTTTAATTAGCAACGCAGAAAAGCCGTTGCAAGTGCACATGCGCAGTTTTTATCGCGAATTACCCGTGCCGAACATCCAAGCTGTTGATACGACCGGTGCGGGCGACGCATTTGTTGCCGGTTTTCTGTTTTATTTAAGTCTTGTGTCCACCAGCGTGGAAAAAGCGCTTGGCCTCGTTATTGAAGATAAACGATTCGTTAAAGAGGCGACCCGTTTTGCCATCCAATGTGGTGCGCATACTTGCCTAAATAAAGGCGCTTGCCCCTCTATGCCTGACTTAAAAGTGATGGAACATCATATCACTCCCTTCGAAGCAAATGCTTCGACCCTTTAA
- a CDS encoding MFS transporter, which translates to MQQEQPLHSVQTIRWLTYMMFLMFAMTSDAVGVIIPSLIDNYQLTMTEASAFHYTPMILIAFSGLFLGFLADKLGRKITILLGLSLFSTACFCFALGDSFIVFVCLLGLIGLAIGLFKTGALALLGDISTSSHEHTKTMNQVEGYFAVGAIIGPAAVSYMLAQGISWTYLYILAGALCFLLIVYTTSVQFPVLRSHPQSAPNLSKTFEAMNDPMALLFSSAIGLYVATEVAIYVWMPTLLLDYKGDLVWLATYALTLFFVLRAVGRFMAVWLLNQWSWQSVLLCLSLGIFVCYLATLFLGVNAAVIALPLCGLFMSMIYPTLNSKGISCFPKHQHGSIAGVILFFTAVSAALTPLLMGVVSDAFGHVKFGFYLATGFAFALFVLMLINWVKDPSKSKLEIANEQQG; encoded by the coding sequence ATGCAGCAGGAACAACCATTACATTCCGTTCAAACAATACGTTGGCTGACATACATGATGTTTTTGATGTTCGCTATGACATCCGATGCCGTTGGCGTGATCATTCCCAGCTTGATAGATAACTATCAACTTACTATGACGGAAGCCAGCGCTTTTCATTATACACCGATGATCCTGATTGCATTTAGCGGATTGTTTCTCGGTTTTCTCGCCGACAAATTGGGTAGAAAAATCACCATTCTGCTTGGCTTGAGCTTATTTTCAACAGCGTGCTTTTGTTTCGCTCTAGGCGACAGTTTCATTGTCTTTGTTTGCCTACTTGGTTTAATTGGACTCGCCATTGGTTTATTCAAAACAGGCGCACTTGCTTTGCTAGGTGATATTTCCACATCAAGTCACGAACATACGAAGACAATGAATCAAGTTGAAGGCTATTTCGCTGTAGGCGCCATCATTGGTCCTGCAGCGGTTAGTTATATGCTTGCACAAGGCATTAGTTGGACCTATTTATACATTTTGGCTGGCGCTTTATGCTTTTTATTGATTGTTTACACGACTTCAGTGCAGTTTCCTGTACTTCGCTCACACCCGCAAAGTGCGCCTAATTTATCCAAAACCTTTGAGGCAATGAATGACCCAATGGCTTTATTATTTTCGAGCGCGATTGGACTATATGTCGCGACGGAAGTTGCCATTTATGTTTGGATGCCAACCTTACTTTTAGACTACAAAGGGGATTTGGTCTGGCTTGCAACCTATGCGTTAACCCTATTTTTTGTGCTAAGAGCTGTGGGCCGTTTCATGGCCGTTTGGCTCCTAAATCAGTGGAGCTGGCAAAGTGTTCTTTTGTGTTTGTCCTTGGGTATTTTTGTTTGTTACCTAGCGACTTTGTTTTTAGGCGTCAACGCTGCGGTCATCGCACTCCCTTTATGTGGATTGTTCATGTCGATGATTTACCCAACGTTAAATTCAAAAGGCATTTCCTGTTTCCCCAAACATCAACATGGTTCCATTGCTGGCGTTATTCTCTTTTTTACCGCGGTTTCTGCCGCATTGACCCCGCTTTTAATGGGTGTCGTCAGTGATGCATTTGGGCATGTAAAGTTTGGTTTTTATCTTGCCACAGGCTTCGCTTTTGCCCTGTTCGTGCTGATGTTAATCAACTGGGTTAAGGATCCGTCCAAATCTAAGCTGGAAATCGCCAATGAACAGCAAGGTTAA
- the gtfA gene encoding sucrose phosphorylase encodes MKNQVQLITYVDRLSGGGFNTLESLVKNELQGLFSGAHVLPFFYPIDGSDAGFDPIDHSEVDARLGAWHDVKSFAKEVEVMADLIVNHMSAQSPEFLDVLAKGEKSPYWDLFLKESDVFPEGITSQQAELIYRPRPGSCFSNKTLADGTVVKFWTTFTDNQIDINVNSPAGKAYLEKVLALFADNGVKIIRLDAAGYAIKKANTSCFMLDETFEFINALSKRANELGMETVAEIHSHFQTQIDIASRVDRVYDFALPPLILHTLFTKNVTALFHWLDIAPRNCLTVLDTHDGIGIIDAGPMGVKPGLLNADEIDNLVETIHKNSEGQSRKATGAAASNVDLYQVNCSYFDALAQNEWDYLLARAIQFFAPGVPQVYYGGLLALENDMSLLGKTNVGRDINRPYLTRESVLQHLDKHVVSGLMALIKLRNLHPAFNGEFCLVGDECVGQLKWIGTQSTLILQFDLHRKIAQVFEETDQTRLLLDLNSMLTGE; translated from the coding sequence ATGAAAAATCAAGTCCAGCTTATCACCTACGTAGATAGATTATCCGGCGGAGGTTTTAACACTTTGGAATCCTTAGTGAAAAATGAGCTTCAAGGGTTATTCTCTGGTGCGCACGTACTGCCGTTCTTCTACCCCATTGATGGCAGCGATGCTGGATTCGACCCAATTGATCACAGTGAAGTGGATGCTAGATTAGGCGCTTGGCATGACGTTAAGTCTTTCGCAAAGGAAGTTGAGGTCATGGCGGACCTGATTGTGAATCACATGTCAGCTCAGTCTCCAGAATTTCTAGATGTATTAGCCAAAGGTGAAAAATCCCCATATTGGGATTTATTTTTAAAAGAAAGTGACGTGTTCCCCGAGGGTATTACATCGCAGCAAGCTGAATTGATTTATCGCCCAAGGCCAGGCAGTTGTTTTTCAAATAAAACATTAGCGGACGGCACGGTCGTGAAATTTTGGACTACGTTCACAGACAATCAAATTGACATTAATGTGAATAGTCCTGCGGGCAAGGCGTATCTTGAAAAAGTATTGGCACTTTTTGCCGACAATGGCGTAAAAATTATCCGATTAGACGCCGCGGGATACGCCATAAAAAAGGCTAATACAAGTTGCTTTATGCTTGACGAAACCTTTGAGTTTATTAATGCGTTGTCAAAACGAGCGAATGAATTGGGTATGGAAACAGTTGCTGAAATACACAGTCACTTTCAAACTCAAATTGACATAGCAAGTCGAGTTGACCGCGTGTACGATTTTGCTTTACCTCCTTTGATTTTGCATACGTTGTTTACCAAAAATGTCACTGCTTTATTTCATTGGTTGGACATCGCACCGAGAAATTGCCTAACCGTGTTAGACACTCACGATGGAATAGGGATTATTGATGCAGGTCCAATGGGGGTTAAACCCGGTCTATTGAATGCGGATGAAATTGATAATCTAGTCGAGACAATCCATAAAAACAGCGAAGGACAAAGCCGTAAAGCGACTGGCGCGGCGGCAAGCAATGTCGATTTGTATCAGGTAAATTGCAGTTATTTCGATGCCTTGGCTCAGAATGAGTGGGATTATTTACTCGCCCGTGCAATTCAGTTTTTCGCGCCCGGAGTTCCTCAGGTTTATTATGGAGGGTTATTGGCGCTTGAAAATGATATGAGTTTACTCGGTAAAACGAATGTGGGTCGAGATATCAACCGTCCATATTTAACTCGAGAAAGTGTTCTGCAACACCTCGATAAGCATGTTGTAAGTGGTCTGATGGCGTTAATAAAACTGCGTAATTTGCACCCTGCGTTTAACGGTGAATTTTGCCTTGTTGGGGACGAATGCGTGGGTCAACTAAAATGGATAGGCACGCAATCAACATTGATATTGCAATTCGACTTACATCGAAAAATCGCACAAGTTTTTGAAGAGACAGATCAAACACGCTTGCTATTAGATTTAAACTCGATGCTGACCGGCGAGTAG
- a CDS encoding helix-turn-helix domain-containing protein: protein MSVIDISKLSKQSGIPASTLRYYEEKGLIRSVGRAGLKRTYTPMVFERLNFISLGQQAGFSLDEIQSMILKNGEYEVDKAMLLQKADDIASHIKHLTAIQRCLEHAANCNAPSHAECPKFQQLLKLANKGRRSLKRNV, encoded by the coding sequence TTGAGCGTTATTGATATTTCAAAGTTGTCGAAACAGTCAGGCATACCCGCGTCGACGCTGCGCTATTATGAAGAGAAAGGTCTAATTAGGTCCGTTGGCCGAGCTGGATTAAAGCGCACATACACGCCAATGGTTTTCGAACGATTGAATTTTATCTCCTTAGGCCAACAGGCTGGATTTTCGTTAGATGAAATTCAATCGATGATACTCAAAAATGGAGAGTATGAAGTTGACAAAGCAATGCTTTTACAAAAAGCAGATGATATTGCGTCCCACATTAAGCATTTAACGGCAATTCAACGGTGCTTAGAACATGCGGCAAACTGCAACGCGCCCAGTCATGCCGAATGTCCAAAGTTTCAACAGTTACTCAAATTGGCCAATAAGGGGCGTCGAAGCCTCAAGCGAAATGTATGA